In the Rhipicephalus sanguineus isolate Rsan-2018 unplaced genomic scaffold, BIME_Rsan_1.4 Seq1073, whole genome shotgun sequence genome, one interval contains:
- the LOC119376037 gene encoding uncharacterized protein K02A2.6-like → MCRLLSRMRRDTQFASESAAPSMVLADASLATPTHGLCRSNKRFGFPETLVSDNGSQFISAEFQAYLKHRGIRHVRTAPYHPSSNGLAERFVQTLKSALRKTSPRSASEELADFLLTYRNTPHATTGEAPSTLLLGRRLRTRLDLIRPAVENRVHQRQFDQTRRHSCRDNVIAVGDAVRVRNFRSGPKWLCATVLARTGPVSYRLSVVTPRGVFQWVRHQNHIRNDNTGIATEFELPFSERQQEVPAQVPACDSSHDVDSSPTAQSEPADTSNAPSERRYPQRQRRPPDRFVP, encoded by the exons ATGTGTCGGCTCTTGTCACGCATGCGCAGAGACACGCAGTTTGCCAGTGAAAGCGCCGCTCCATCCATGGTCCTGGCCGACGCGTCCTTGGCAACGCCTACACATGGACTTTGCAGGTCCAATAAAAG ATTTGGATTTCCAGAAACACTCGTGTCCGACAACGGAAGCCAGTTCATTTCTGCAGAGTTCCAAGCCTACCTCAAGCACAGGGGCATTCGTCACGTAAGAACCGCACCGTATCACCCAAGTAGCAACGGACTGGCTGAACGTTTTGTTCAGACTTTGAAGTCAGCGCTCCGCAAGACCAGTCCGAGGAGCGCCAGTGAGGAGTTAGCCGACTTCCTTCTGACGTATCGTAATACGCCTCATGCTACGACAGGGGAGGCCCCTTCCACTTTGCTCCTGGGGAGACGCCTGCGGACCAGACTAGACCTCATACGACCAGCGGTCGAGAACAGAGTGCACCAGCGCCAGTTCGACCAGACAAGGCGTCACTCGTGTCGTGACAACGTCATCGCTGTTGGTGATGCCGTTCGTGTGCGCAATTTCCGATCGGGACCAAAGTGGCTGTGTGCAACAGTTCTTGCCCGTACGGGACCAGTGTCATATCGGTTAAGTGTAGTGACTCCGCGTGGTGTGTTCCAGTGGGTGCGTCACCAAAATCACATCCGCAACGATAACACCGGCATCGCCACGGAGTTCGAACTACCCTTCAGTGAAAGGCAGCAAGAAGTTCCCGCACAGGTCCCGGCCTGCGACTCATCACATGATGTCGACAGCTCGCCCACCGCACAAAGTGAACCGGCGGACACTTCAAACGCTCCTAGCGAACGTCGCTACCCGCAGAGACAGCGTCGCCCACCTGATCGCTTTGTGCCGTGA